In Phyllostomus discolor isolate MPI-MPIP mPhyDis1 chromosome 2, mPhyDis1.pri.v3, whole genome shotgun sequence, the following are encoded in one genomic region:
- the GPR160 gene encoding probable G-protein coupled receptor 160, which translates to MTALSSENCSSQYQLHPTNQLLDSNCLLVLIILGKILLNVLTLGMRRKNTYQNFMEYFCISLAFIDLLLLVNISIIFYFKDFVLLGIRVTKYHICLFTQIVSFTYGFLHYPVFLIACIDYYLNFSKTNLPFKCQKLFYFFMVVLIWISAFAYVLGDAAIYQKLKTQNVYSYHCPFYISIQSYWLSFSMVMILLMAFIASWSEVITLVQAIRITSYMNETVLYFPFSSHSGYTGTSKKALLPKFIVCFLGTWLPFVLLQITILLFKVEIPAYIEMNIPWLYFVNSFLIATACWLNCHKLHLRDTALPVDPFVNWKCCFIPLAIHNLEQMEKPISIIIC; encoded by the coding sequence ATGACTGCTCTTTCTTCAGAGAACTGCTCTTCTCAATACCAGCTACATCCGACAAATCAGCTCCTAGACAGTAACTGTCTGCTAGTCTTGATTATACttggaaaaatattattaaatgtccTCACACtgggaatgagaagaaaaaacacCTATCAAAATTTTATGGagtatttttgcatttcactAGCATTCATTGATCTTTTACTTTTGGTAAATATTTCCATTATATTCTATTTCAAGGATTTTGTGCTTTTAGGCATTAGGGTTACCAAGTACCACATCTGCTTATTTACTCAAATTGTTTCTTTTACTTACGGCTTTCTTCATTATCCAGTTTTCCTGATAGCGTGTATAGATTATTATCTCAATTTTTCTAAAACCAACCTTCCATTTAAGtgtcagaaattattttatttctttatggtagttttaatttggatttcagCATTTGCTTATGTTTTGGGAGATGCAGCTATCTACCAAAAGCTGAAGACACAGAATGTTTATTCTTATCACTGTCCTTTCTACATCAGCATTCAGAGTTACTGGCTGTCATTTTCCATGGTGATGATTTTACTGATGGCTTTCATAGCCTCTTGGTCAGAAGTCATTACGTTGGTACAGGCTATTAGGATAACTTCCTACATGAATGAGACTGTCCTCTATTTTCCCTTTTCATCCCACTCTGGTTATACCGGGACCTCTAAAAAAGCACTCTTGCCCAAGTTCATTGTCTGTTTTCTTGGTACCTGGCTACCATTTGTACTACTTCAGATAACCATCCTTTTATTTAAAGTAGAGATTCCAGCATATATTGAGATGAACATTCCGTGGTTGTACTTTGTCAACAGTTTTCTCATTGCTACGGCATGCTGGTTGAATTGCCACAAGCTTCATTTAAGAGACACTGCATTACCTGTGGATCCGTTTGTCAATTGGAAATGCTGCTTCATTCCACTTGCAATTCATAACCTTGAGCAAATGGAAAAGCCTATATCAATAATAATTTGTTAG